CGGATGCGGAGCTCCAGGATGCCCTTCGCGGTGGACTTCGCGCGAGGCGCGGCGCGCTTGGGGTCCTGCGCCGCTGGCTTCGCGGGGGCGGGGACTGTCTTCTCCGCGATCGGCTCCGGAGTCGCGGGAGTGGGCTCCGCCTCCGGCTCCGGGCTCACGAGCTTCGCTTGCTCCTCGGGAGGCGCGGCCACCTGGGGTTCGGGGGGAGGGGTGGGGCGCTGCTCGGCCGGTGCATCCTGGGTTCCAGCGGGTGGGGCCTCCGCCACGGCCGGTGCTGGGTTGTTCCCGGCACCGGGTGACTCCGTCGGGGGCTCGGCCTGTCGCGGAGGCGTCGTTTCCGCAGCGGGGGGGACTTCGGGACGCGAGGCCACGGCGGGCGGCCCCTGCCGCTCGGGAGCGGAGCTCGTCTTCACGAGCAGGACGCCCCCTCCGCCGAGCAGCAGCGCGGCCACGCACACTCCCAGGACCCATCGGCCCGCCCCGTGGGACTTGTCGGGCGCCGTCTCCCGCCGTGCCTCCACTGCCTTGGATGCGGAGGGCTTCGCCACCGGGAGCGGCTGCACCGGGGAGCGCAGCGGGCGGGGGGTCTGGACCTTCGTCGTCTGGGAATCGGGCGCCTGCTTCGCGGTCACCGGCGCGGGGGCCGCCGCGTGGATCCTCGTCCCGGAGGGCAGGTGCTCCGAGGGCGGCGTGATGGCCGCGAGCAGGGACGCCTCGAGGGAACTCGGCCGGGGAGTCTCCATCCGGGTGGGGATGGACCGGGGCGACTGCATCGTGGGCTCGATGTCGGAGGTGTCGTGGTCGAGGCCCAGCCGGGCGGGGTGGGGCGTGTGGGTCGGCGTGCCGGGCGCCTGGGGCCCATTCGGGGTCGGGGTGGCCAGTGGAACCGAGGGCAGTTCAGTGCTCAAGACCTGGGTGATGAGCTGGGCCACCTGCTGCGCCGTCACGGGCTTGCCCGCCGAGAGGATGTAGTCCTCCAGGTCCGACTGGAACGCGAGGCAGTCCGGATAGCGCTGTTCGCGCTCCTTCGAGAGCGCCCGGGAGAGGATGTGGCGCAGGGCCTCGGGCAGGTCCGGCCGGTGCGTGGTCACGGGCACCGCGGGCTCGAAGAGGATGGATTGCATCAGGCCGACATCGGAGGTCGACTGGTGGGGCTTGCGCGCCGTGAGCAGCTCGTAGAGCACCACCCCGAGCGCGTACACGTCCACGCGCCGGTCCAGCTCCTCGGCGCGCAGTTGCTCGGGCGGCATGTACGAGATCTTCCCCTTGATGACGCCGCTGGCCGTGCGGTGCCCCTGGTCCGCCGCCTTGGCGATGCCGAAGTCCACCACCTTCGCCGCCCCCTGCCGCGTCAGCAGGATGTTGTCCGGGCTGATGTCGCGGTGGATGAGCCCCAGGGGCTTGCCCGTGTCCGGGTCGATGAAGTCGTGGGCGAAGGCGAGTCCCTCGCACGCGTGGGAGACCATGCGCGCGCACAGCGTGGTGGGCAGCGGCAGGCCCTGGGCCGCGGCGCGCTTGATGAGCGTGCGCAGGCTGGGCCCGTCGATGTACTCCATGGCGAGGAAGTACGCGCCGTCCGCCTCGCCGAAGTCGAAGATCTGCACGATGTGCGGGTGCGTGAGCCGGGCGGCGAGCATGGCCTCGGAGAGGAACATCTCCACGAAGGTGGGCTCCTCGGCCAGGTGGGGCAGGATGCGCTTGAGCACCAGGGTCTTCTCG
Above is a window of Cystobacter fuscus DNA encoding:
- a CDS encoding serine/threonine-protein kinase encodes the protein MQQVGKYQLVRKLATGGMAEVYLAKAAGPRGFEKTLVLKRILPHLAEEPTFVEMFLSEAMLAARLTHPHIVQIFDFGEADGAYFLAMEYIDGPSLRTLIKRAAAQGLPLPTTLCARMVSHACEGLAFAHDFIDPDTGKPLGLIHRDISPDNILLTRQGAAKVVDFGIAKAADQGHRTASGVIKGKISYMPPEQLRAEELDRRVDVYALGVVLYELLTARKPHQSTSDVGLMQSILFEPAVPVTTHRPDLPEALRHILSRALSKEREQRYPDCLAFQSDLEDYILSAGKPVTAQQVAQLITQVLSTELPSVPLATPTPNGPQAPGTPTHTPHPARLGLDHDTSDIEPTMQSPRSIPTRMETPRPSSLEASLLAAITPPSEHLPSGTRIHAAAPAPVTAKQAPDSQTTKVQTPRPLRSPVQPLPVAKPSASKAVEARRETAPDKSHGAGRWVLGVCVAALLLGGGGVLLVKTSSAPERQGPPAVASRPEVPPAAETTPPRQAEPPTESPGAGNNPAPAVAEAPPAGTQDAPAEQRPTPPPEPQVAAPPEEQAKLVSPEPEAEPTPATPEPIAEKTVPAPAKPAAQDPKRAAPRAKSTAKGILELRIRPYAVVYVDGKKVGETPLAPLELPAGRHNVRLVNEESGEKKFEVEIEPNKPYLLKFNFLD